The genomic stretch CTTCCGGCTCGCCGCGCCCGACCTCGCGGAACCCCAGGCGGCGCATCAGGGCGTGAGAGCGGAGGTTGGGCGCGTGGACCTCGGCGGTCAGGGTGCCCAGTCCGAGGGGGCCGAAGGCGTGGGCCAGCAGCAGCCCTCCCGCCGCCGTGCCGATTCCCCGGCCCCACAGCGTCCGCTCCCCGATCTCGATGCCGAACTCGCCGCAGGTCCGGGTCAGGCCCGCCAGGTCCACATAGCCCACCAGCCGCCCCTCCCACTCGACGCCCAGCCGCAGGAAGTTCGGTCCCAAACTTGCCGCGACGCGCTGCCAGTGTTCGCGCACCTTGCGCGGGGCGAGCCCCACCGTCCACCCTGCCGCGAGGCAGAACTCGGGGTCGGCGGCCCAGCGCACGGCCGCCTCCTCGTCGCCCCGGCGCAGCGGGCGCAGGGTTACCCGTCCCATAACCCCGCCAGAAGCTCCGCCGCCGTGCCCGCCCGCCCGCGCCAGACCCCCTCGCCCGCCCAGAGGCTCAGGAACTCGGGGCGGTGCGCTCTGACGGCGGCTGACCGCAACTCGCGGGTCAGCGCGTTTTGCAACGGGTAGGGGAGGGGCCGCTGCACCTGTGCCGTCACCCGGTTGGCCAGGCCGCGGGCCATCCGGCCACTGAAGGCCCAGGTGAGCGTCGTTTGCCCCGGCCCCGCCGAGGCGAGCGCCCCACGGTAGGGTGCGGAGGTGCCCGCCTCGGCTGCCCGCAGAAAGGCCGTGCCGCACTGGGCGAGGCTGGCCCCGGCCTCCAGCGCGGCACGGACATCCGCCGCGTCCATCAGGCCGCCCGCCGCGATCACCGGGAGGTCCACCGCCGACGCAACCGCCCGGATGAGCG from Deinococcus apachensis DSM 19763 encodes the following:
- a CDS encoding GNAT family N-acetyltransferase, which gives rise to MGRVTLRPLRRGDEEAAVRWAADPEFCLAAGWTVGLAPRKVREHWQRVAASLGPNFLRLGVEWEGRLVGYVDLAGLTRTCGEFGIEIGERTLWGRGIGTAAGGLLLAHAFGPLGLGTLTAEVHAPNLRSHALMRRLGFREVGRGEPEVYRGRVVEVVRYGLDRPG